In the Anolis sagrei isolate rAnoSag1 chromosome 1, rAnoSag1.mat, whole genome shotgun sequence genome, gtagagacatcacactggcaatgaagatccacatagttaaagcaatggtattccccgtagtcacctacggatgtgagagctggatcatagggaaggctgagcgaaggaagatagatgcttttgaactgtggtgctggaggaaagttctgagagggcCTTgaacagcgagaagatccaaccagtccatacttcaggaaataaagcctgactgctcattggagggaaggatagtagaggcaaagatgaggtactttggccacatcatgagaagaaaggaaagcttggagaggacaatgatgctggggaaaatggaaggaaaaaggaagaggggccgaccaaaggcaagttgaatggatggcatccttgaagtgactgaattgaccttgaagaagctgggggtggtgacggccaacagggagctctggcgtgggctggtccatgaggtcacaaagagtcggaaacaactgaatgaatgaacaacaacataatgtccctgacatttttaaaaatcacacaaagcaACTCATGGTTACTACAGAAAGTTGATAGGTTTATGCTTCTGAATCAAATCTATGTGGTATtagttgaaatattttaaaataaaccatGATAGTTTCAAAAGTGTATTTAAGTACATTTTATGAGTCCTGGTTGCCCGTGAGAAATGCCATGTCCTCATGCCTTCCTTTAACAATCCCACCAAACAGGTTAGCTCACCAAGGTATATGTAACAATAGTTGTTTTAGAACAAGTGACACCATCTAACTGTTGAATGCCTTACTCGATGGTCCAGAAACCACAAAATTATCTGACAGAAAATGTTCAAAATGGCAATAGGTATGGCTCATGAAGACAACAGATATATCTATACAGATTTCAGCTCTGGTTGCTGTTCAgttgcacaacaacaacaacagattattAAGTTATTTAGGTAACTTTAGATCAACTTTACCTTACCGATTTTTAATACCTGTGAAAAATTTGGTGATATTTTCCTAAATGTTTTATGCTAGACTACAAGCTGCTTAAGAGCAATTCACAAATGGAAGGTTGTATTTTGGGTTTCAGTTGTCAGAATCTTCCAGTAAGAATATACTCTCTAAAAAGTAACCCAAGACAGTGGTGTTACTTGTATAGGACTGGACAGTAAAGAGGAAAAAAGTTCATGGTTGTGAGGATAGTAAGCAATATATCATATAATGTGCAATGAGCAAAGAAAGTTCAGAATAATCACAGGTTACAAAAAAGCATAGCTCAACAAACTCTAGTAATTTTTTTTGAAATGCAGCACTTACTATCAATATGCAGTTTGCAAAAAATTACGCCATACCTGCATGAATTATCAATAGAAGTGTTTTTCCCATGCCATTGAGCGGGGAAGAGTTAGTGTTCAGTTTTCCCAGGCCTTAAACATTGGGTATATTAGGAAAAGAGATAACATGAGCTCATGGAATAAAGATAAAACAGTGATCCATTTACAGCCTATTCTCCTGAAACAGATCTtgcagagctttttctctgaattGGTAGACATAAAATCAGGACCTAACTAAAGCTCTGCAACAATTTGAACTATACATAGGTGTTTGGAAATATTTTGAGAGAAAGTCATATTGCTACTGTTCAAGGACAACTATGTATATCACTCAGTGCCTGGCTATCAAGGAGCTGCTCCTTAAGTGACCCAAATATTACAGCATTGCAAATCTCTTTTCCAGGGGTATTCATGAGTTGTTCATATCTGTATTCATATCATTGTAGCATTGTGCATTATATCATAGGCTCTTCAGGTTATTTTCCctgtttatttgtgtatttatatgcaGAAAGCTTAGACTGAGATGATGGTTTTAAAAGCTTTGCAGCACAGCACGATAGAAGAATAATTTTTACTAAGGTTGCAAAGATGATCCTCTTTAtcctctgcattttttaaaaaaagatttacagCTGGCTAAGAATCTACGTGCATTTCCCCTAAAATGACTTACCATAAACAGCAATGCAGTATTAAACAGGATGTTGTGAAGGTATGAATGGCCAATGTCTGGACCCTTTGATTTTGTTGATCTGTAGTTTCCATCAGCTGTAGCTGCTGACTTAATCAATGGTGAGGATCTATGGGACTTGAAATCCAGTATCTTGATGACCAAATGCCCAGCCTGAAAGTACTGCAAATGTTGCAATAGTGCCTTCAGGTGTTGGGTTCACTTGTGAGAAAACCTGGCATTACCTTGTACAAATGCCACCATTTGAACTGGGGGAGCCACTGTTTCATTGCCTAACTTTCCAAGAGTGGTGATTGTGCAGCTGATCACAATTCTAGAAGCAAAATACAaagcaggcagcagccaggttgttaactggagcagcactcagggagcacacaactcttctgttgtgccaactccactggctgccaatttgctactgggaacaattaaaagtgctggctttagcctataaagccctagacgggtccggcccagcttacctgtccgaatgtatctctccttatgaacaatCTAGGAATTTTATAACGtctgaggccctgctctcaatcctgccttcttTGGGAcagaagacagggccttctcaggtggcccctcggctattagattggccccctccctcctgagcttccaaaaaaagtaaaaacccggctctttgaacaagcctttgttAGTCAATCATGAAACTGCAGACATTCAACCATAATGGAAAATTATTAAGCAAAGATCAAGTAAAAACTAGTTATAGTAattttttatatttcatattataaaTGGACACAATATGAGTAATTTTTGCTTTTCCTTGAGATCCCATAGAGTTTAATAACTCTGCAGCTTCCCAATTGTTCTTTAGAATATACTTTCATTTGCTTTCCATATTTCCTGACAGATTTGAGCAAGAATTTAGATGGATTCTGTCCCTGTTGCTTGAAGTAGTTTTATTGGTATGCCATGTCGTCCCAGGAACTCGCTTCTCCCAAGTGCTTTGACTGCAGCTTTCACTTCACTTTCCAAAATAATGGGTTCGTCTCAAATGATTCTTCATTGAAACCTGCCATTCTTTAATCTCTTTTATATAGTTCTTTAGTGTATTATTTCCACCTGCTTTTTAGTTCTGTTTGATCATTTAGTATGTTTTCCTCCTGGTGATACAGCTTTCCCTTTGATTTCTCAAAGcttgtggaagaggtctcttgtcctacATTTTTGTGGTCATTTAACATTTTCGTACATTGATAGTTGTCATAGTTTTCATTTTCCTTGCGCACAAGTCATTAAACGGTTGCATTCGGGATTGTGACTTTATTTCTGTCCTTTTACTTTGCTTCTCATCTGTCCATAACTGCTTGAAGAGTTTCATCTGTCATTCAGTGAAGCATTTCATTTTGCCTGTAGATAACATCTTTTTGCATGTTTCGTCTTGCAGTGTAACTGGCTTCAATACAGAGTAATTTTGGCTCTTGGTCAATTAggtttaataatattatttttaaatattatcttTATATTCTACAGAGCTGTTCTTTAGATTGTGTTTTGGCACAGTGACTTATGTTGTGCTTTTTAACACGTAACTCAAATGTCTGATATCAGAAGTTCATTGCCTGCATCACAATCTGTTCTAGGTTTTATTTTTTCATAGAGAATATCAATTCTCCATCTTATGCTTTCTATTATATAGTCTTTCTACATTAGCTGTATAGGAGATCTTAATGTATTTGTCAGCCTGAATAACATGTTTGTAGCCAACAAACTTGGCTTTCACAAAATTCAATCACTTGCTCTCCTACTTCACTTCTTGATCTTAAGCTAAATTCTTCCACAATTTTGGTTTTGCTGTTTCCTACTTTTGTGTTTCAACCACCTGTAACCACCAAAATGCCCTTCTTTGGTGTGTGATCAATTTCTGACTAGACATCAGTGATATCAttgatttttttcctcttctgcTCCTGTGGTTGGAACATAAACTTAGATTACGGTTATATTGATGGTGTTTTCCTCTAGTCTTATTGATATTATTTGATCAGACTTTGTATTGTTTCCCTTGACTGCATTTGCTACATTTCTCTTCACTATTTGTGTGTTTCATTTCTTGAGTAAAATACTGTTATCAGCTGATTGAAATGTCCCATTCCTGTCTACTATACCTAATTCACACAAAATATGGCAATTTTTATatgttctgtttcttttttcacaATGTTTGGCTTACCCAAATGTATATTTCTTGCATTCCATGTTTCTATAATATGTTTTATCCATCTTTGAactgaatgtccttgcagcttgagTCCAGTTGAATCATTAGCGATAGCACTTTTCGTACATGTCCTTTGCTCTTCCCTAATAGCTTGTTAAGTGACTTCCAATCTGGGACTCTTATCTACTGTCTCTATCTCATTTTATTTTGAACTGCCTCATAACATTTTCAAGGTAGGAGGTACCACTGCGATCTTCTCTGAGAGATCCTCCACCATGATTATGGCAGATTTTGTCTAACTGCATATCAAAAGACAGCCTGAAATGGGAAACCCTAACAGCAGGACATGCATTTGCTAATTCCTCACCTTAGTTCTGTTTTGGataatctctctttttttaataaaaatgttttgtgATTCTATAAACCTTTGGGTTCATTCAGACACACTTGTACCTCCTTTCTCTGTGTTCCCAGTGGTTCCAACTCTGATGGCACTTGTACATAACAATTTGAGGGTGTTATTAAAAGATAATATAAGCTCAAGAATTAACTGATTGtcaccaaggttttttttttacagcttgAAGAGGTTCAAAAGAGAATAAAGTCAAATGCAATCTAACTATGATAATCCTTCATGAATAATATCCATCTGTTTTAGCATACActctatgctgccatatatcaCGAAGCAGTCAACCTCATATATAAATCAAGGACAGGTATTGGGATCAAAACTTTGGATACATTTGCAGTGAGGAGAAAGCAGCAAAGCCACCAGAGGGTCAGTTGCCTCCCTACCACTACCAACATTTCCCCAGGCATTCAAGGAGGACGAAAATGGCAGGAAGAGTACAGCAGGTTGGTGTTTCTTTCAGATTTTCCTGGGATGGATTAAGCTCTTGtcttttgccattctactcagagaagggaatggttcctttttctgattagagttaaggtacagtactcatacTGACCTGTAGATAATTTGACTCAGGCTTTGGGGTTTGATTTTTGAGGAAAAATCTTGGACTTATAGATTATTATATAGGCCTTTTAATAACATAACAACCTTCTTGAAATTAAAACTAaagatttttctttccttttattattgttatccaGAAGAACAACAGACACTGATGTTTTATTGGTCACAGCCACTTCGTTAAATGATCCAAGCGAAAGTTTCCCTCTGCAGGCTTAGTAAATGCAGTCAATTCAGGAACAAGCCTCTCTCGGTTTAATTTCAACACTGTTTATTTTCTGCCCCCTGCCCCAATAAGTTAGGATTCTTTTGGAAATTGTGGTCCATCATAGATATGAAGCAGCTTTGATAAAGCAAAATGTACATCATCTGACATGCTTTCATTAGGCATTTTTGTACCTGTACCACAAATCACTCTCACTGGTGTTTCTAAAGAGTTGTTAAGACTTCCTGCGATGCAGATACACACTCGCCACTATTCCATGAATTTATTGTTCTTTTGCAGTGACTAGTCTCATCAAATCCTCAGGATTCATTTTGTAAAGCTGCTGTTGAATAGCTGATGCTCTCAACCTTCAAAGTTGATTAAATTATGCACACAAAATCTGGTGACATCATAATGTGAAAGAtatataaaaacagaaaatacccTCCCCATCTTTATATAgagatttatatagatatataggtatgtatgtatacatatgtgcaTGATATTTCCCTTCAAACCCTCACAAAAGTAAGAGCAAGATTTGTGTAGATTAAGGGTCTTCATCCATCAATGGAATTtctagaaaataaaagaaagagttAATTGGGTTTTAATTGTGAATTCTCTCATGGGAGGACCTGCAATTTTCTTGAGCTGTAATATGCCACCAACAAGGCCATTGTTGCTAAGAGATTAAGGCAGTCAGCTATGCATGGATTCAGATCATCTGTTTTTTGAACTTCATTGCACCTGTGAAATCGCTGGTTTGGTTGTCTCATAAAAATCAGCACAAGTAGCTAATAGGGAGCAAAACAATAATCTGACTACCCCATTTTTCAGTTAAGAATTCATCGACTATAGAAATGTCTCCCAACTTATAATCAGGACTAATTTGGTTTGGTTCCTTATAAATTACTGTAGCAGGTTGCATGAAGAAGCCCAGCATATAATATGCTCAGGCAACCAATCTTTCAAGAAGCTAAAATGTTAAAAGTTACTGAAATATTACTGTAGAACCTATCAAATGTTGGATCTTggtgtattttactttgcttttacAGCAGAAGAAATTCCAGGCAAAAAGGAGTTAGAATAAATAACTGGGCTAATCTATTATCAGTCATACTGAATAGCTAACGCTAGATGGCTAGCTTTATTTTACTACATACATAGTACGCGTTGACTGCTCATAACTCTAGGCAGTATTGGATAACACAAAGCAATAGTAAAGCATCCCAAGTCCATTGAAATGCATAAGTTGGTACTGGGAAATCAATACTGCAACAAAATAATTAGATTGTTCTTTCTGATATAGTAATGGGATAGCAGGTAGATACACTGAATGTTATTGATTCACTCTGTATATACCTTATGATTATTGATGAGATGAAGAAATGGCCTTGTATAAGTAACTCACATTCTCCAGATCCATATTATACCAGAAATTCCCCATGAGTTGTGGGTTTTTAATCTAAAGAGATGTCAAATAGCATCATTTGTCTCTGAGATAAGCTATGATCTCATTAGGTAACTGATGTAACTGACAAAATGAGTCAAACTGACTGCAACAAGCATTCAGTGGTTTGCAGTGGGTAAAACGTTAATACTTCTCAATTGGCTTAGTTGAGGACACATAATGCTGGTGTTGAGCCTTCAGATATGTTTTACTTAAAGGATAAAATGATGTTTTGCCTTTTGTGATGCCCAGAGTTACACTTGTTGTTTCACTTCACCTTGTGCTACTAACGGCACATATTTATTGTTTAGTAAACACTCATTTTGGAGCAGAAACACAGAGAGTTAATGTCCAGTGGGTCTGTTAACACTGTGTGGCCAGCAAAAGCTAGACCTAACCCTGCCATTAAGGAATTCTGAAAGACAAACTCTTGGTAGAACACAATACATGGAAATGGTTATTTAACTTTGGATTATGAAGACTTAGCgtgtgctctttttaaaaaaaacaaaaaaccaggaacaaaaacatAGACCAGAACAGAAACAGTGCTCAAATCCAAATTATTTCTCACAACCACAATCTGATGGCCTCTCCATATGGAATAAAAATAACTTAACACTAAAGCAATCCCACAAAATGTTCAAAaatcaaaattaccatctgcaatgTCAATGCTTGGGCTGGTGGATGCTACTTCTCCAGTGGTGCTGTTAATAGCATCAGTTCTCTCAGAGACAGGATATGCTCCTATCTGACACACTGAAGATGTGTACAAGCTTTGAAGAAGTTCAGAAGAGCCTGAAATGCTGTCGCAGGTATCAAACTCTGCTGGCAACCTGTCCAAATCATCCGGCCCAGGATAGGCTGGAGGGTTCTGATCGTCAGCCTGCAAAACATACCCCTGGCCTGCAGGGGACACACATCCTGGGGCTAAGGCATTCAGGCCACTGCTCACGGCTTCATCGTAGGAAGGAAGCATGACAGGAACACCGTCCACCACCACAAAGTCAGGACCCCCGCTGCAATTCTCCTGAGCACCTCTAAATTGGGAAAAGAGAGCGAGAGGACAGCGAAATACCATAATAAATAGGTTTCACCACATACCAtgtttttaatcatttgaaaTGGAGCTAGTGCATCATCAGTAATTACTTTAAATATACTCAGGAATCTGTTCCTACTGATAGTCATGTGCAATTTGTCACAATCAGGTAAATAACTCTAGCAAACCAAAGAACAgtcggggaaaggaaaggaagcagcTGGGAGGCACAGATAAGAAATTCTCTCTGTTCTCACTCTCCACTGTAAACATCAGGCTCTATTAAGATTCCTGGAATCAAAGACACATAAATGAGGATGGGAAATCCTATGAAGGAACAGTGAAGCCATgccaaattattttaattatattctgGATTTCTTTTGCTCATCATCACCAGCTGACTAAGCACCAGAGCCAAACGATAAAGCTTGTAGTTGTTTCTTGTTCGGAACAAGAAGGATGAGAGTACTCGCTTCTTAATAAATGCTATCTTAGGGTGGTTCGTGATGTTTAAAAATCTAAGTAAAATGCAAcaaaaaacacagaaataaatatACCAGgtgtttttttccgtgtcaggaacgacttgagaaactgcaagttgcttctggtatgagagaattggctgtatgcaaggacgttgcccaggggacgcctagatgttttgatgttttaccatgctatCAAGATATATCATCAAGTTATACTGTTCAGGCCatagttaaaaaaaaaccaggaggAATAAAATGTTCCTAGTATCTTAAAGATAACAGAATAACcatgtaagttttttttttgaGAGGGCACCATATTTTCCGTCCTGTATCTTTAAAAACCCACACTATGCTTCATGACGAAATCTTAACATTGGAAAGGTTTTTCTGAGTGAAAGCACTGTTAAAGTACTAGAGTCCCAAGCCATTAAAAGGCCCAAACTAGAAAAATGCATGGAAATGGAAAGTTAAGGTAAATATCTTAAATTCCAACTCATTTACGTAATAATTACTTCGTGCAATCTCATATAGTATACTGACAAATACATTAGGTTTTTCTTGGTGTTTCATATTGACATTTGGTTTGGGAAGAGAGGGAATATGATATGTCCAGGTAATATTCACTAGCTATGGTTTCTTCAAGCTCTTGATGAACTTTTTATTGATGCTCCTATAAAATCACAGTGCCTTCCTATGAGAAGTGCTGCTAGGAAGACATGTTCAATAAACTACTCTCTAGGTTTTTGAAGTTATATACTATCTGTAATGCTAAATCAATCCCAAATGAAGCTTGCAGACATAGGATCAACTGCTGCAgtataaactttttttaaaaaaaaatcttgatgagAATAGTACTAACCTTGGAAGAAACCGTGTCTTAAATTTGGTCTGGAACATTCTGGCTAAAATGACTAAGAGAAGCACCAGAAGAACACTGGTAGCAGTGAATGCCACAATCTTCCATGTTGTCAGAAGAGTTTCTTGTGTATTTGGCCATGTTTGTTCTGTGATACAAAAAGCAAGGAAAAACAGCCGTGTtagtaatttatttttattagaagCCAAAATAATTTGAACCTAACGGTTCCAATCAAATAACAAACATGATACACTAAATGCCAGTACATTTTAATATTCATAATATTTGTAAAATTATTTGTAAACCAAGCCTATGAAGGTATATCTTATTTAACAGagtatggtttgtttgtttatctacagtatttatattccacccttctcaccctgcaggggactcagggagggttacaatgtacatatacatggcaaacattcaatgccatagacacacaacatatatagacacatagaggctatttaacattccagcttttcatgagggtattctggccaccaggggagctgtcacttcactggcCATTTGTGGCACTGACAAAGTACTGCCTCTTTtttttgcaggcttgctggagatttttatggcattgtaaattagttaaattggcctccccgcatacgcggtacctaaattttctacttgacagatgcaactgtctttcgggctgcaaaggttgacagcaagctacacaagttggtcagaagctcactccaacccggggtggctttgaactcatgaccttatggtcagtagtgatcttaatacagctgactcccagccggctgcaccacagtcccagtgctatATGGGTTCCTGGACATTGCTTCTTTAAGCAAGATTTGGTACCAtatgcagaaataacatggaaaaaataGGCATAATTTTTTCACCATTAAAAAAAAGGAATTCAACATACTTTAAActccttttcttttcaaaatcaaCTAAGCAcaagtgaaatgaaacaaccaagcCATGTAAGGACTGTGTTAATAAACAAAGGTCTTTTGAACATTTCAAAGTTTCTGCTGTTTGCTTTGCCTATTCTGGGAAGCTGCATGAATCAGTAGGATTGGAGGAACTAGAAACCCACTCTTCCCCAACTCAAGCTTTATTTCAATGGTTACTGCGGGCAAACTGCTGCAACGTGGCACTGAGAATCTGTGATTTTCTAAATCCTTTTTCATGATCTTCCCATTGTCAATACTACTTAAAAAAACATCCAGCCTAGATAGAACAAAATATAGCAATAGATTGGAGCAGCacaaaaagactttgtaaaaaggagtTTTTTGGTCAGAGATGTTGGTAATTGAGATATTCCTATATACAAAAATAGCCACTTTTCAAGGTAAAAAGACCATTACATTAAAATTTCAAGCACAAAAAAGAAGTTTAGCTGACTATATACCAATTTTATGTTTGTATTAGAAATGGCAAGTTAACATTATTTACCTGTTTTGACACAGTACACTTGATACGATGGAAACCATTCTCCATACTGGCAGGTGATATACTTGTAATCATTGGTGAGAGTGTAGCCAGGATCACAATAGAATTCAACCACAGTTCCATGGTTGTAATGCTCACAAGGCCGCGGGTGGCAAATGTAATCTCCATGAATCACCGTAGGAGGTAGTGGACAAACTTTGAGAAACATGCAAAAGAAAAAACAGGGGGGCGGGATAGATTAGGTACAAGAATATATTGTATCAATAGATGTAAATTGAATATAACACTGCATATAGCTTCATGTTATACTGCCTCAACACAAGAACACTTTTATGTGTATTCCTTagattaatgtaatttaattcgGCAACAGAATGGCACCTACACAAAGGAAATGGCCATTTTCATACTACTGTTAACACAACCATAAGTTGTACAAATATGAGTTCCTGATTACACTGCAAATGACAAAAAGTCTCAGAGTAATAGACTAGattgcgcaatgggttaaacccttgtgccagcaggactgatgaccagtaggtcagcagttcgaatccagggagagtgggttgagctccctgtcagctccagctccccatgcaggggcatgagggaagcctcccacaaggatggtaaagcatcaaacatctgggcatcccctgggcaacatccttgcaaacggccaatcctctcacaccagaagagacttgcagtttctcaagttgctccagacatgggggggggggggagcaacagAGGGATAGAGC is a window encoding:
- the SUSD4 gene encoding sushi domain-containing protein 4 isoform X1, which encodes MYHGMNPNSRDPFLEKQEQQPSPPLCQRFQSKLSLVVLWFQLALCFGPAQITGGFDELHACADPGFPEYGYKMPSAGVFFESSVVRFYCQEGYRLKGPFKKLCERHFNGSLSWKPSDKPVCLQEVCPLPPTVIHGDYICHPRPCEHYNHGTVVEFYCDPGYTLTNDYKYITCQYGEWFPSYQVYCVKTEQTWPNTQETLLTTWKIVAFTATSVLLVLLLVILARMFQTKFKTRFLPRGAQENCSGGPDFVVVDGVPVMLPSYDEAVSSGLNALAPGCVSPAGQGYVLQADDQNPPAYPGPDDLDRLPAEFDTCDSISGSSELLQSLYTSSVCQIGAYPVSERTDAINSTTGEVASTSPSIDIADEIPLMDEDP
- the SUSD4 gene encoding sushi domain-containing protein 4 isoform X2, whose amino-acid sequence is MLHAIFPLLTNATHIHSKPTERGFDELHACADPGFPEYGYKMPSAGVFFESSVVRFYCQEGYRLKGPFKKLCERHFNGSLSWKPSDKPVCLQEVCPLPPTVIHGDYICHPRPCEHYNHGTVVEFYCDPGYTLTNDYKYITCQYGEWFPSYQVYCVKTEQTWPNTQETLLTTWKIVAFTATSVLLVLLLVILARMFQTKFKTRFLPRGAQENCSGGPDFVVVDGVPVMLPSYDEAVSSGLNALAPGCVSPAGQGYVLQADDQNPPAYPGPDDLDRLPAEFDTCDSISGSSELLQSLYTSSVCQIGAYPVSERTDAINSTTGEVASTSPSIDIADEIPLMDEDP
- the SUSD4 gene encoding sushi domain-containing protein 4 isoform X3 — its product is MPSAGVFFESSVVRFYCQEGYRLKGPFKKLCERHFNGSLSWKPSDKPVCLQEVCPLPPTVIHGDYICHPRPCEHYNHGTVVEFYCDPGYTLTNDYKYITCQYGEWFPSYQVYCVKTEQTWPNTQETLLTTWKIVAFTATSVLLVLLLVILARMFQTKFKTRFLPRGAQENCSGGPDFVVVDGVPVMLPSYDEAVSSGLNALAPGCVSPAGQGYVLQADDQNPPAYPGPDDLDRLPAEFDTCDSISGSSELLQSLYTSSVCQIGAYPVSERTDAINSTTGEVASTSPSIDIADEIPLMDEDP